The DNA segment aaagaaaaacacaaactcGTGACGCATCCCAGCTTAAAATTAGACTTGCATTTACGCAACACATTTACATAAAGTCCAGCACGTCTGTATATAAATTGTAGGGCTTTGGCCCCACAGTGAACAAAAGAGTTTTCTTCTCATTTAGACAGAGTTGGACTCTTTATTTGGTGTCGACTCAAATATTAATTGGATATATTTAGCAATTATAGATATAGTGGCCTATTTTCCCCAAAGAATCGATGAAGACGGACAGTATAGTGCAGGCTATTCCGCTGAGCGGCAGAAAGCGGAGTCTGATCGAGGACGCGCGGCGCGACAGAGAGAGCGGCTCGTCATCTCCGGGGCCCTCGCGCTGCGGGGACAGCTTCGTGTTTGAGGAGGAGAAGAGCGGTAAAGCCACTCTCAACATCCTCTTTGCTCTCAGAAATGAGAAGAACGCAGGCTTCTTCAAGGCTGGCAAAGTCTTTGAGGTacgtgctttttttaaataattttctctcATAAATTAGCCTACAGTATTGGTGTATTGGTGTACAATATGGTGTTTTCCCCATTATTATTTCCCATTTATTTGATTGGGGGTTTTTTTCCCTAAACGTATACTTAGTTTATAGACTGTGTAGGGAAACAGTAGCTAGGCCCTACATTTACAAGAAATTacctttttttgctttaaattgtttacatttaattcagcCTTTAGACTAGTTAACCTTCACCTTTTCTTTTTGTAAGTGTTTAGAtattttactagcaatttctgactGAGTGGAACTTATTTCTATACCGTTTTTTTTCCAGAGTAcctttctatatttattttgctgCAAATTAAGGTATTCAAAATCTTATCACCTAAACTGTGTTAATTAATGTCAACTACAATGAGAGCTGTTGTTACAAATGTGACACCAACAGAACAAAATGGGCAGTTTAAATACTTGCATGGATTTATTTTGGTAatcaaatatatttgcataaaataattaACCCCAtcctaaatatatttgaaaatagcaaaaaaaaaagaatattctggaaacaaacacataaaacacactaAAAACATAACAGACATGTGCTGCTTTTTTAGTTGTGTAACATTTTAGTTGTGATTCTATATGCATTATGCATGTCTTTTTCATTGCAGGTGCCATACATAATGTTTTGTgatgaaaacataataaaaatgtttgtctgGTTTTGCTACTTAGACTTTTGAAGCCAAACTCCTCCATTTAGAGAGTCGACCAAGCAGGAAGTCGAAGAAAAGCGGTGGAGATGATCTGGAGTTCTTCATGAGGTGTGAAGTGCACTGCTCCGACACTGACATCTTCATCAACTCCTTAAAAAGAGTTGCAGATGAAGTGAGAATAGTGCAAGAAGAAAAGAGTAGGTGATTTATCCATTCCATATTACATGTACAGCAGACATTCCTTTTCAACTATTTTACAAGGttcctttcattttattttaacacacaGTTCCTTGGTTTCCAAAGAAGATTTCTGACCTAGATAAATGCAATCATCTGATAACAAAATATGACCCCGATCTGGACCAGGATCACCCTGTAAGTGAAAAACCGTGGTGCTTTTCTTAAAATAGGACattatttacattcacatttaaataattttatttctacTTGCATTATTCTGATCAAATGGTATATCATTGAAAATAACGCTTGTATTATTTAGGGATTCAGTGATCCAGAATACAGAAAACGAAGAGGAATAGTTTCTGAACTGGCTTTCAACTATAAGCAGTAAGTCACATGATATTAATTAATctgaaataacaacaacaaaagcaacaattattattactgtGCTATCTATTCAGATATtcttttttacaacaaaaaatatatattttaggccAAAATTTGATCTTTCTTTTGTCATTGTAGTGGAGACCCTTTGCCTGTAGTGGAATACACTCCACAAGAGATTGCCACTTGGTAGGTTTTCCCAGTTATTTTATAGAGTTTGATTGCTGTCAACTAAATGTCTGTATTTGCATATCAAATGTTTAGAGAAGACTAGTGCGACCGCGTGATTCTAAGAGCTCTGTTTGTGATGAGGCAGGAGGGAGGTCTACAGGACTCTAAGCAATCTGTACCCCACTCACGCCTGCAGACAGTTTCTAGAAGCCCTCGGTCAGCTGGAGAGTGAATGTTTGTATGGAGAGGACAAGATCCCTCAGCTAGGAGAAGTGTCTGCATTTCTTAAAGGTGAACAGGTCTGCTTACAGTATTTCTGTGTGTGCAAAATTAGCAAATTTACACTGACTTATGTTCTGTGCCTGTGTGTGCTCTTGATCAGAGAGGACAGGTTTTCAGTTACGGCCAGTGGCAGGGCTGCTTTCGGCTCGGGACTTCCTAGCCAGTCTAGCGTTCCGGGTGTTCCAGTGTACCCAGTACATTCGTCACCCTTCAGCTCCCATGCATTCCCCTGAACCGTACgtataaagacacaaaacagaattttttaaaactttttattgcaCAGGACTAatattttgactgtatttttctttaaaaagtgaCTGCTGTCACGAGTTACTTGGACACATTCCCATGCTTGCAGACAAAGAATTTGCTCAGTTTTCACAGGTATGTTTCTGTGCTACATAATCAGCTTGTAATGAACTGTTAACTCAACTGGGAAACTACCATTCAACTTGCATGCTTTGTTAATACAGATcagtcttttttaaatgtttaatcagTGTTTTTCCATGGAGTGAAATAGTGAGACACGTTGCATTTGACACTGAACCTTTTACATTGCAGGAGATTGGACTTGCCTCGCTTGGAGCATCAGATGAAGACATTGAGAAACTGTCCACAGTGAGTACATCCTAATGGAAACATTCAGCTGGAGAATACTTCACTGAAGCTTAATGCATTGAAGCAAGTCTTTAGTGCCCCCTTGTGTTGTTTCATTCATATTACAAATTCAAAACAAATGGTTAAATGGCTATTACATATAAATTCTGTCATTCTATATGTGTAGCctcacaaaacatttctaaatttccCAAACAGCTATACTGGTTTACAGTGGAGTTTGGTCTCTGTAAGCAAAATGGAACAGTGAAGGCCTATGGGGCTGGACTACTGTCCTCATATGGAGAACTTTTGGTAAGAACAAATAATATGgagctcatgaaacatttcttattattatcaatgttgaaaacagttgtgctatacTTAATATTTCTGAGGAAACCGTGATTTTTAGAattctgtgatgaatagaaaCTGCATTTCTTTGAAATTAATTGGAttgcatctttctttcttttttcagtacTCTCTTTCTAATGAGCCCCAATACAAACCATTCAGTCCAGCTGAGACTGCGGTCCAACCGTACCAGGACCAGTCATATCAGCCCGTTTACTTTGTGTCCGAAAGCTTTGAGGATGCCAAACGCAAGCTAAGGTAGGTGTTTTCTCAGACAATCTGTAAAAAACCTTTTCACTGAGGTTGTACAAATGATCAGAAAGCATCATTAATGACTGCAATTGCTGTTATTCTACAGGCAGTATTCATCCACAATACAGAAGCCCTTCACCATTAGATATGATCCCTA comes from the Carassius auratus strain Wakin chromosome 4, ASM336829v1, whole genome shotgun sequence genome and includes:
- the LOC113062808 gene encoding tyrosine 3-monooxygenase-like — encoded protein: MKTDSIVQAIPLSGRKRSLIEDARRDRESGSSSPGPSRCGDSFVFEEEKSGKATLNILFALRNEKNAGFFKAGKVFETFEAKLLHLESRPSRKSKKSGGDDLEFFMRCEVHCSDTDIFINSLKRVADEVRIVQEEKIPWFPKKISDLDKCNHLITKYDPDLDQDHPGFSDPEYRKRRGIVSELAFNYKHGDPLPVVEYTPQEIATWREVYRTLSNLYPTHACRQFLEALGQLESECLYGEDKIPQLGEVSAFLKERTGFQLRPVAGLLSARDFLASLAFRVFQCTQYIRHPSAPMHSPEPDCCHELLGHIPMLADKEFAQFSQEIGLASLGASDEDIEKLSTLYWFTVEFGLCKQNGTVKAYGAGLLSSYGELLYSLSNEPQYKPFSPAETAVQPYQDQSYQPVYFVSESFEDAKRKLRQYSSTIQKPFTIRYDPYTCSMEVLDEPSKIQNVLAQMRDDLKTLHKALERLGQK